The following proteins are co-located in the Ptychodera flava strain L36383 unplaced genomic scaffold, AS_Pfla_20210202 Scaffold_32__1_contigs__length_2955704_pilon, whole genome shotgun sequence genome:
- the LOC139127502 gene encoding hemicentin-1-like isoform X2, whose translation MAVSTMLFVSVVLLSSSTATANVDVFRSRPADTLVLLNDDAQLNCSFNTQPTSTRWVKGHRRQVVAEGRRVISGMGKYKLGEDYNLIIRNATLESTGTYSCEYRTDDQIASTANLYVIDRVPNCSSDRGFTAVAGQNTTFTCSMDLDAAAPGDLVWYMNGVEVSRESGMSNTWTTIFDVENDGATLNCRLEHSTLSEDKWESMNCGDDVVLDSAISPVLHREVKGNADDKGTVVEGNPISVECTVSSSNPGVDTLYWTNQDNVVVSQGSILSFVSISRHQAGTYTCIAQNTFRNGAKGTASIDVRIDVQYWDGVSVQDRSNRKVVEGQTYQANCTAAANPPAKLLWISIDGVTNESPNLVITNASRHDVLSLQPMCSAWNHFWDGTRNNGHVILDIDVQYPPEITLQVSGEADRNGTTTEGKSLSVECVITASNPDTDLIYWSDGEHSFVSDGRTIHFDSASRYRRGNYTCTAENTFWDGSKGITSKATNIDVQYWDGITVRDLSSRKVIEGQTYHANCTASANPPASVFLDILDGTISNSFQIAIENVERGNTVSRQPTCMAGNKFWDGTRNNGFLTVDLDVEFWDGVTVQDDSDGKVIEGQTYYANCTASSNPPANIFWIFLNGQITIGPHLSVRNVTRGDQDALQITCIAGNKYWDGTRNNGHAIVNIDVQYEPNVEITDANGFVEVEGRPYSVHCSATGNPTPLVYWEGRENEGRPSDHTLVIDDVSREHEGKYTCVAINTFWDGLHGTSASSFVLEVQYPPEVTFQRDAIICKEGDSITLSCHVESNPLAHSIKWTKDGFVKSVEQYYDIGAIERQDHGVYTCTAKNTFYDSTEGVGNNSMTVTVQYLPDVTINGPLRPVVEFTSSSVTCNTVEGQPLPYRITLLKFNGTRPLEIAQVTNTSGVTELSHDVAATERWMNGSYYCNVITRFYDGTEESVTTPEVDVIVHYPPEFMNASETIVVTAMGEQLVLRCVADAYPVADVFWTDADGNTLESVETVQGTVITSEVVIDKVNRSKLETYVCTFSNEIGNATSYERQLAKVENSDTTRRFSIAGVVIGVVVVVIALATITVVAVFCNCRQNSNHAEEEEQEDDTGSAYAFPDPPILVNPSVIRNEPVSEIVTETPDVIQPSPDELGDPYRTILDPIDAGQKYTPTTIL comes from the exons ATGGCAGTTTCGACGATGTTATTTGTATCAG TCGTACTTCTGTCGTCGTCAACCGCGACTGCAAACGTCGACGTGTTCAGATCGAGGCCCGCAGATACGCTGGTCCTTCTCAACGACGACGCGCAGCTGAACTGCAGTTTCAACACCCAACCTACGTCGACGaggtgggtcaaaggtcaccggaGGCAAGTTGTTGCTGAGGGTCGACGCGTTATTAGTGGCATGGGTAAATACAAACTTGGAGAAGACTACAATCTCATTATTCGTAACGCCACTCTGGAATCTACGGGTACCTACTCATGCGAATACAGAACCGATGATCAGATTGCCTCAACTGCTAATCTCTACGTCATAG ACAGGGTGCCGAATTGCTCATCGGATCGTGGATTTACCGCCGTCGCTGGACAAAATACAACGTTCACTTGCAGTATGGATTTGGACGCGGCCGCTCCAGGGGATTTGGTGTGGTACATGAACGGCGTGGAGGTGTCCAGGGAATCTGGCATGTCGAACACATGGACGACAATATTCGACGTGGAGAACGATGGGGCTACTCTGAACTGCAGACTGGAGCACTCTACTCTATCTGAAGACAAGTGGGAGTCAATGAACTGCGGTGATGATGTTGTCCTTGACAGTGCAAT TTCCCCTGTCCTCCATCGTGAAGTCAAAGGCAACGCAGACGACAAGGGCACTGTCGTCGAAGGAAACCCGATATCTGTCGAATGCACGGTCAGCTCCTCCAACCCCGGTGTAGATACACTATACTGGACAAACCAAGACAACGTGGTGGTTTCACAAGGCAGTATTCTGAGTTTCGTCTCAATCTCAAGACACCAAGCTGGGACGTACACATGTATCGCCCAGAATACGTTTCGGAACGGTGCCAAAGGAACTGCGTCCATTGACGTCCGTATCGATGTCCAAT ATTGGGATGGTGTATCTGTCCAGGACAGAAGTAACCGTAAAGTGGTAGAAGGGCAGACATATCAAGCAAACTGCACAGCCGCTGCGAATCCACCGGCTAAGTTACTGTGGATTAGTATAGACGGTGTTACGAACGAAAGCCCAAACCTCGTCATAACCAATGCCAGCAGACACGATGTGCTGTCGCTTCAGCCCATGTGTAGCGCCTGGAACCACTTCTGGGATGGCACCAGAAATAACGGTCACGTGATCCTAGATATAGACGTCCAGT ATCCACCTGAAATAACGCTGCAAGTCTCAGGCGAGGCTGACAGGAACGGGACAACAACGGAAGGTAAATCCCTGTCGGTCGAATGCGTCATCACCGCCTCCAATCCCGACACCGACCTCATCTACTGGTCAGACGGCGAGCACTCCTTCGTCAGTGACGGGCGGACGATACACTTTGACTCCGCAAGCCGCTATCGACGGGGCAATTACACGTGCACGGCGGAGAACACGTTTTGGGACGGCTCCAAGGGAATCACCTCAAAGGCGACGAATATTGACGTTCAGT ACTGGGACGGGATCACGGTCCGAGATCTGAGTAGCCGTAAGGTGATCGAGGGACAGACCTATCACGCCAACTGCACGGCATCGGCAAATCCTCCTGCCAGTGTGTTTCTGGATATACTGGACGGAACGATAAGTAACAGCTTCCAGATAGCAATCGAAAATGTAGAACGCGGGAACACGGTGTCGCGTCAGCCGACGTGCATGGCGGGAAACAAGTTCTGGGACGGTACACGGAACAATGGGTTTCTCACTGTTGACTTAGATGTCGAGT TTTGGGATGGCGTTACTGTACAGGATGACAGTGATGGCAAGGTTATCGAGGGGCAGACATACTACGCAAATTGCACAGCCTCATCCAATCCACCAGCTAACATATTCTGGATATTCCTCAACGGTCAAATAACCATCGGTCCTCACCTGTCTGTCAGGAACGTCACTCGAGGAGACCAGGACGCACTCCAGATCACCTGCATCGCTGGGAACAAATACTGGGACGGGACTCGCAATAACGGTCACGCCATCGTCAATATTGATGTGCAGT ATGAACCGAACGTCGAGATCACAGACGCCAATGGTTTTGTGGAAGTTGAAGGTCGTCCATACAGTGTTCACTGTAGTGCAACCGGCAATCCAACACCATTGGTGTACTGGGAAGGCAGGGAGAATGAAGGAAGACCAAGTGACCACACACTCGTCATCGATGACGTCAGCCGAGAACACGAAGGGAAGTACACATGCGTCGCAATAAACACCTTCTGGGACGGGTTGCACGGTACAAGCGCCAGTTCATTCGTGCTAGAGGTCCAAT ATCCCCCTGAAGTGACTTTCCAACGAGACGCCATCATTTGCAAGGAAGGTGATTCAATCACGCTGAGTTGTCATGTGGAGTCCAATCCCCTAGCTCACTCGATAAAATGGACCAAGGACGGCTTTGTGAAGTCAGTAGAGCAGTACTACGACATTGGTGCTATAGAGAGACAGGACCATGGGGTTTACACGTGTACTGCCAAGAACACATTCTACGACAGTACCGAGGGTGTCGGCAATAACAGTATGACTGTCACAGTTCAAT ACTTACCTGACGTAACCATAAATGGACCATTACGACCAGTCGTCGAATTCACATCGTCGTCCGTGACGTGTAACACTGTGGAGGGTCAGCCACTTCCATACAGAATAACGCTTCTCAAATTCAACGGAACTCGTCCCTTGGAGATTGCCCAGGTGACAAACACTTCCGGCGTGACTGAACTGAGCCACGATGTCGCTGCCACTGAGAGATGGATGAACGGAAGCTACTACTGCAACGTCATCACACGATTCTATGACGGCACTGAGGAAAGTGTGACGACCCCGGAGGTTGACGTCATAGTTCACT ATCCCCCAGAGTTTATGAACGCATCGGAAACGATCGTCGTCACAGCGATGGGGGAACAACTCGTCCTCAGGTGCGTTGCCGATGCATATCCCGTGGCCGACGTGTTCTGGACCGACGCCGACGGGAACACTTTGGAATCAGTTGAGACGGTCCAGGGCACCGTGATAACCAGCGAAGTGGTCATCGACAAGGTCAACAGAAGTAAACTGGAGACGTATGTCTGCACGTTTTCCAACGAAATCGGCAACGCAACGTCGTATGAACGACAGCTAGCAAAGGTTGAAA ACTCCGATACAACCCGACGATTCAGCATCGCCGGTGTCGTCATTGGCGTCGTGGTCGTCGTCATCGCTCTGGCGACCATTACGGTCGTGGCGGTCTTTTGCAACTGTCGACAAAATTCCAATCATGCGGAGGAGGAAGAGCAGGAAGATGACACGGGCTCTGCCTACG CTTTTCCAGATCCGCCCATTCTGGTGAACCCTAGTGTCAT AAGGAACGAGCCTGTATCGGAAATAGTCACTGAGACACCAGATGTGATACAGCCATCCCCGGACGAACTTGGAGATCCCTACAGGACTATTCTAGACCCTATCGATGCAG GTCAAAAATACACACCAACAACAATATTATag
- the LOC139127502 gene encoding hemicentin-1-like isoform X1 codes for MAVSTMLFVSVVLLSSSTATANVDVFRSRPADTLVLLNDDAQLNCSFNTQPTSTRWVKGHRRQVVAEGRRVISGMGKYKLGEDYNLIIRNATLESTGTYSCEYRTDDQIASTANLYVIDRVPNCSSDRGFTAVAGQNTTFTCSMDLDAAAPGDLVWYMNGVEVSRESGMSNTWTTIFDVENDGATLNCRLEHSTLSEDKWESMNCGDDVVLDSAISPVLHREVKGNADDKGTVVEGNPISVECTVSSSNPGVDTLYWTNQDNVVVSQGSILSFVSISRHQAGTYTCIAQNTFRNGAKGTASIDVRIDVQYWDGVSVQDRSNRKVVEGQTYQANCTAAANPPAKLLWISIDGVTNESPNLVITNASRHDVLSLQPMCSAWNHFWDGTRNNGHVILDIDVQYPPEITLQVSGEADRNGTTTEGKSLSVECVITASNPDTDLIYWSDGEHSFVSDGRTIHFDSASRYRRGNYTCTAENTFWDGSKGITSKATNIDVQYWDGITVRDLSSRKVIEGQTYHANCTASANPPASVFLDILDGTISNSFQIAIENVERGNTVSRQPTCMAGNKFWDGTRNNGFLTVDLDVEFWDGVTVQDDSDGKVIEGQTYYANCTASSNPPANIFWIFLNGQITIGPHLSVRNVTRGDQDALQITCIAGNKYWDGTRNNGHAIVNIDVQYEPNVEITDANGFVEVEGRPYSVHCSATGNPTPLVYWEGRENEGRPSDHTLVIDDVSREHEGKYTCVAINTFWDGLHGTSASSFVLEVQYPPEVTFQRDAIICKEGDSITLSCHVESNPLAHSIKWTKDGFVKSVEQYYDIGAIERQDHGVYTCTAKNTFYDSTEGVGNNSMTVTVQYLPDVTINGPLRPVVEFTSSSVTCNTVEGQPLPYRITLLKFNGTRPLEIAQVTNTSGVTELSHDVAATERWMNGSYYCNVITRFYDGTEESVTTPEVDVIVHYPPEFMNASETIVVTAMGEQLVLRCVADAYPVADVFWTDADGNTLESVETVQGTVITSEVVIDKVNRSKLETYVCTFSNEIGNATSYERQLAKVENSDTTRRFSIAGVVIGVVVVVIALATITVVAVFCNCRQNSNHAEEEEQEDDTGSAYAFPDPPILVNPSVIRNEPVSEIVTETPDVIQPSPDELGDPYRTILDPIDAEAILSALIAGMGEDDEQDEDRYNICTEI; via the exons ATGGCAGTTTCGACGATGTTATTTGTATCAG TCGTACTTCTGTCGTCGTCAACCGCGACTGCAAACGTCGACGTGTTCAGATCGAGGCCCGCAGATACGCTGGTCCTTCTCAACGACGACGCGCAGCTGAACTGCAGTTTCAACACCCAACCTACGTCGACGaggtgggtcaaaggtcaccggaGGCAAGTTGTTGCTGAGGGTCGACGCGTTATTAGTGGCATGGGTAAATACAAACTTGGAGAAGACTACAATCTCATTATTCGTAACGCCACTCTGGAATCTACGGGTACCTACTCATGCGAATACAGAACCGATGATCAGATTGCCTCAACTGCTAATCTCTACGTCATAG ACAGGGTGCCGAATTGCTCATCGGATCGTGGATTTACCGCCGTCGCTGGACAAAATACAACGTTCACTTGCAGTATGGATTTGGACGCGGCCGCTCCAGGGGATTTGGTGTGGTACATGAACGGCGTGGAGGTGTCCAGGGAATCTGGCATGTCGAACACATGGACGACAATATTCGACGTGGAGAACGATGGGGCTACTCTGAACTGCAGACTGGAGCACTCTACTCTATCTGAAGACAAGTGGGAGTCAATGAACTGCGGTGATGATGTTGTCCTTGACAGTGCAAT TTCCCCTGTCCTCCATCGTGAAGTCAAAGGCAACGCAGACGACAAGGGCACTGTCGTCGAAGGAAACCCGATATCTGTCGAATGCACGGTCAGCTCCTCCAACCCCGGTGTAGATACACTATACTGGACAAACCAAGACAACGTGGTGGTTTCACAAGGCAGTATTCTGAGTTTCGTCTCAATCTCAAGACACCAAGCTGGGACGTACACATGTATCGCCCAGAATACGTTTCGGAACGGTGCCAAAGGAACTGCGTCCATTGACGTCCGTATCGATGTCCAAT ATTGGGATGGTGTATCTGTCCAGGACAGAAGTAACCGTAAAGTGGTAGAAGGGCAGACATATCAAGCAAACTGCACAGCCGCTGCGAATCCACCGGCTAAGTTACTGTGGATTAGTATAGACGGTGTTACGAACGAAAGCCCAAACCTCGTCATAACCAATGCCAGCAGACACGATGTGCTGTCGCTTCAGCCCATGTGTAGCGCCTGGAACCACTTCTGGGATGGCACCAGAAATAACGGTCACGTGATCCTAGATATAGACGTCCAGT ATCCACCTGAAATAACGCTGCAAGTCTCAGGCGAGGCTGACAGGAACGGGACAACAACGGAAGGTAAATCCCTGTCGGTCGAATGCGTCATCACCGCCTCCAATCCCGACACCGACCTCATCTACTGGTCAGACGGCGAGCACTCCTTCGTCAGTGACGGGCGGACGATACACTTTGACTCCGCAAGCCGCTATCGACGGGGCAATTACACGTGCACGGCGGAGAACACGTTTTGGGACGGCTCCAAGGGAATCACCTCAAAGGCGACGAATATTGACGTTCAGT ACTGGGACGGGATCACGGTCCGAGATCTGAGTAGCCGTAAGGTGATCGAGGGACAGACCTATCACGCCAACTGCACGGCATCGGCAAATCCTCCTGCCAGTGTGTTTCTGGATATACTGGACGGAACGATAAGTAACAGCTTCCAGATAGCAATCGAAAATGTAGAACGCGGGAACACGGTGTCGCGTCAGCCGACGTGCATGGCGGGAAACAAGTTCTGGGACGGTACACGGAACAATGGGTTTCTCACTGTTGACTTAGATGTCGAGT TTTGGGATGGCGTTACTGTACAGGATGACAGTGATGGCAAGGTTATCGAGGGGCAGACATACTACGCAAATTGCACAGCCTCATCCAATCCACCAGCTAACATATTCTGGATATTCCTCAACGGTCAAATAACCATCGGTCCTCACCTGTCTGTCAGGAACGTCACTCGAGGAGACCAGGACGCACTCCAGATCACCTGCATCGCTGGGAACAAATACTGGGACGGGACTCGCAATAACGGTCACGCCATCGTCAATATTGATGTGCAGT ATGAACCGAACGTCGAGATCACAGACGCCAATGGTTTTGTGGAAGTTGAAGGTCGTCCATACAGTGTTCACTGTAGTGCAACCGGCAATCCAACACCATTGGTGTACTGGGAAGGCAGGGAGAATGAAGGAAGACCAAGTGACCACACACTCGTCATCGATGACGTCAGCCGAGAACACGAAGGGAAGTACACATGCGTCGCAATAAACACCTTCTGGGACGGGTTGCACGGTACAAGCGCCAGTTCATTCGTGCTAGAGGTCCAAT ATCCCCCTGAAGTGACTTTCCAACGAGACGCCATCATTTGCAAGGAAGGTGATTCAATCACGCTGAGTTGTCATGTGGAGTCCAATCCCCTAGCTCACTCGATAAAATGGACCAAGGACGGCTTTGTGAAGTCAGTAGAGCAGTACTACGACATTGGTGCTATAGAGAGACAGGACCATGGGGTTTACACGTGTACTGCCAAGAACACATTCTACGACAGTACCGAGGGTGTCGGCAATAACAGTATGACTGTCACAGTTCAAT ACTTACCTGACGTAACCATAAATGGACCATTACGACCAGTCGTCGAATTCACATCGTCGTCCGTGACGTGTAACACTGTGGAGGGTCAGCCACTTCCATACAGAATAACGCTTCTCAAATTCAACGGAACTCGTCCCTTGGAGATTGCCCAGGTGACAAACACTTCCGGCGTGACTGAACTGAGCCACGATGTCGCTGCCACTGAGAGATGGATGAACGGAAGCTACTACTGCAACGTCATCACACGATTCTATGACGGCACTGAGGAAAGTGTGACGACCCCGGAGGTTGACGTCATAGTTCACT ATCCCCCAGAGTTTATGAACGCATCGGAAACGATCGTCGTCACAGCGATGGGGGAACAACTCGTCCTCAGGTGCGTTGCCGATGCATATCCCGTGGCCGACGTGTTCTGGACCGACGCCGACGGGAACACTTTGGAATCAGTTGAGACGGTCCAGGGCACCGTGATAACCAGCGAAGTGGTCATCGACAAGGTCAACAGAAGTAAACTGGAGACGTATGTCTGCACGTTTTCCAACGAAATCGGCAACGCAACGTCGTATGAACGACAGCTAGCAAAGGTTGAAA ACTCCGATACAACCCGACGATTCAGCATCGCCGGTGTCGTCATTGGCGTCGTGGTCGTCGTCATCGCTCTGGCGACCATTACGGTCGTGGCGGTCTTTTGCAACTGTCGACAAAATTCCAATCATGCGGAGGAGGAAGAGCAGGAAGATGACACGGGCTCTGCCTACG CTTTTCCAGATCCGCCCATTCTGGTGAACCCTAGTGTCAT AAGGAACGAGCCTGTATCGGAAATAGTCACTGAGACACCAGATGTGATACAGCCATCCCCGGACGAACTTGGAGATCCCTACAGGACTATTCTAGACCCTATCGATGCAG AGGCTATTCTGTCTGCATTGATAGCCGGAATGGGCGAAGACGACGAGCAAGATGAAGACCGATACAATATATGCACAGAGATCTAA